The genomic segment TATGTTTCTCCTTAAAAGAGGACTTAAATATTCAATAAAAATTTCTTCCGATTATGAAAATCGGGTGGTCCTTCCCCGTGTTCCAATGCCCAATAGCTACAGAGACCCTCTCTGTCCTGAAGAACAGCACAGGCAGCAATTTGCAGAGGATAATTGGGGAAAAGGATCTTGTCGAGGCAAAGATTACAGTGCAGGGTAAAAGAGTCTTCCGTCTGGTAGGTGGTAACAGAAACCTGCTCAATGCCAACTTCCTCCTGCATACCCCGGCGACACTCAGAAAAAGAGTAGATATTCCATTCCCCCATGGGAGAAACGTTCAGCTCCCAATAGGCAGGACTTTCCGGGCGAGCAATAAACACCTCAAAGCAGGTCTTGCGCCAAAGATCATGGCAGCGCCCCTGCTGTCCACCCTTGCCCATCTTTATCTGAGCGAGATCTCCCCGGAGCTGAAACCAAATAGAGATCGAATTTTGTTGTCTATAGATAGCCCCCCCGAGCTGGATACCTGCCAGGGGGCTTGTGGCATGGGGTCTTAAAGAAAAAATTTTCATAATTGTTTGATCGTCTGGTAAAAAAATCCGTATGGAGTCTCTCTATACGGACCTTATATTTTTATGGCGACAGCCTCACTCTTTTACGACTGACTCTTCTGCCACCCCTTTCTTCGCCAAGGCATTGCCAACCTCCTTCGCCCGGAGAATATGGTACTGACCCGCCTCCCCGGTAATTAGACCGGGAGTATCGGGTTTATTGTTGGTGTCCTGATAGCTATATTCCCTGCCCCCACATGCCTGCAAAAGAGAGAGGAGAAGGAGGAGACAGAAGAAATTGATACCATATGAGCCTTTCATTAAAATTGTAACCTCGCTCCACTCATAACAACATTGACGTTCTCATAGTCCGTGCTATCGGTCTCATACATATACTGCCTAAAGCCTATATAAAATTCCGTGCCCCAGTCGTTCACATTCTGCACCGCCGCAACTGACCAGGTCTTGGCCTTGCCACCCCTGAGGGGTTTACCGGCATTGTCATCAACATAAACATCATCATTTTGACTATAATCTACAGAGAGGGCAGTCTTGCCACAGGAAAAGAAATCCTTCTGGTAGCCAAGTTTGCCATAGATAAAGGTGGCATCATCATAGCCGGTATGGATAGACTTCTGCCGTCCTGCTGCCAGGGTAGTATTGAGGCCATTACTGAGAAGAACAGAGACCGAACCGTTGACGATTTTACCATCACTGCCGGGGGCCTGATAGGCCAGGGCCGCTGCCACCTTGGCTATCTCATAGTCACGGTTATAACGCAGGGTCAGATCATAGAAGTCATCGGCGGCAGCGGAAGTCGAGGCCATAAAACCGGCAAAAGCTGGGGTATCATAGCGGACGCGATTCTTACGACCACTGTCCATATCGGTAAAGACACTTCCTACACTTAAGGTGTCCTTCTTAATGAGATCCTTCACCC from the Desulfotalea psychrophila LSv54 genome contains:
- a CDS encoding DOMON-like domain-containing protein, which codes for MKIFSLRPHATSPLAGIQLGGAIYRQQNSISIWFQLRGDLAQIKMGKGGQQGRCHDLWRKTCFEVFIARPESPAYWELNVSPMGEWNIYSFSECRRGMQEEVGIEQVSVTTYQTEDSFTLHCNLCLDKILFPNYPLQIAACAVLQDREGLCSYWALEHGEGPPDFHNRKKFLLNI